TTCCCGATCATGGCATCAGCAAATACAGCTCGTTGAATAAATATTAGGATTGACCGGTGTCCGCCTCTGACGGTTTTGCACTTCAACCTAAGCTCTTTATTCGGCGGGAATGTTTATCCGACATTCTACCCCCCCAGGTTTCGCTTTGCTTCACCCGGGGCTACGTTCTGATCGCTCCTTCGGAGCTTTAACTGTTGAAAATTTTGTGCTGTTGTCCAAAGTATTTGTTACAACTAAACTTGTTAGTGATGATATACAGAATCGTCCATCACAGTTCGGTCAATCGTTAATTCGCAATTCATTTTTAGTATTGGCTATTGCCTCTTACCCATTCATGGGTAATAAATACGAGCCGGGAATATAATCCCGGATCAAACTCAGTCCAAATCCCCGCTCCAATACCATATTCCACCCACCATCACGCCTTCGATATTCTCCCCGAATGGAATGGAGTTCAGCGGATTGCTGCTGAGCAACAGCAAATCAGCACGATACCCTTTAGCCACCTTACCGGTTTGACCCGGCTCTTCCAGATATTCACCTACGTTGACCGTTCCAGTTTTCAATGCCTCGTAGGGAGTCAGACCGGATTCGACCAAAAGCTCCAGCTCGCGATGGGCAGAATATCCCGGTGGGTTGAAAATTTGTGGAGCATCCGCGCCGAGTAGCAGTCCCGCTCCGGATTCGTGCAGGGCAAGCGTCAGTTTCTTTCGAATCTCCAGAAATTTCCGGGCTTGATCTGCATCATAATCGTCCGATGAACGAATATCACCGATGTACTCTCTCCAGCCATTTACCACATTTTCAGGCATTGTATTCACACCCGGCCATTCCATCATCACTTCTACGGTGTTCTCCAGATTGAATACATTCTCCAGCAGCGTATTGGTTGGCACATTCCATACTCCGGCTTCAACCGTTCGCCGAGCAGCTTCATCAATGAGTGATTCATCCGCGTGGGGAGTTAAATCATACCCGAAATAGATGATATTTGGGTCCGGACGATTAGCGGCCTCACCGGCCATAAATTCCATATATCGATCCAGGTGATCAATCGTACCCTGTCCTGCTTCAAGGGTTCGTTCCAGACCAACATCGTAGGAGATGTGTCCTGAAAACTCCAAACCCTGTTTTTTTGCTTCATCGGCCATGGCATCAAACACTTCACGTGAAAGGCCCGGATGCAATTTAAGAAGGTCATAACCGGCATCTTTCTGATCCCGCACCATCTGACGAGCTTGTTCTGGGTTGGTTGCAGAGTTTCCGTTAAACGACGGACCGGACGTGAAAATTCTTGGACTCACAATTTCACCATTTGCCGCCTTTTCTTGCAGTTCCAAGTGTGAAGGCTCGCCCAGCATTCCGCGGATGGTTGTGATTCCCTGCGAAACATACATTTTCAACACTTGGTTTACATACTCTTCTCCCTGTCGTTCAGATGGAATATGAGCATGCATTTCAGCCAGACCCGGCATCAGATAATACTCACCGGAAATAATTTCGGCACCGCGAGGCAACTCTGCCTCCGCTGCTGGACCCACCCATTCAATGACCCCATCATTAACGATGACGGTTTGATTACTCTGAACCCGATCATCTTCCATAGCAAGCAAATTCACATCCTGAAAGACAACCGTTTGAGCATGAATCTGAATGGAAAACAGAGTCATTAGTACCATGAGAAGAGTTGAGATAGGTAATTTCATAATTCTGACATTTAATTGATGGATCTTTTTAATTTGTAAAATTTTAGGGAAACAATTTTGCCATCAGAGAATGATTTGATCAAAAGGTGTAAAAAATCACAGATGATATTTATTGATTGGATATTATCTTACAAATACTCGTTATTAGCTGAAACAGTTTTAAATTAATTACTCTATCATGGCCAATAAACCCGACCGAAATGATCCCTGCCACTGCGGAAGTGGGAAAAAGTATAAAAACTGTCACATGAAGAAAGATCAATCCGGCACATCTTCGAAAGTTGGAATGATTGGAATTGCAGTGGCTCTAATTTTGGGTCTTGTATTGGTCGGACTGGCCCTTTCAGGCGGAGATGCTCAGCAAGATTGCCCACCCGGCACTAACTGGTCTGCCGAACACGGACACTGTCACTAATTTTAAAGAAGTCCGCTCAAGTTTTGTGGACTTCAGATTTGGTCAGCTACCCTCTTTGCACTTTCAACTGCACCGTCCATATATCCCGGTGAAATCGGTGATGTTTCAGCACCGGCAAATAGAAGTTTCCCATTCCAGTATGTGCGACCAAATATTTCATGGCCGTTATTCTGATGAGGCAGAACGGATTCACTGTAATCTGTAAATGTAAAACTCTCATTTCGCCAAACCGTTTCTTCATACTGTATGAAGCCGTCAACCTTGTCACCGTAATATTTCCTGAGCTGGTTCAAAATGATCTCTTTTCTCTCTTCGCGACTGACCGAGTGATACGCCCCATTCAGAAATCCCTTTAAGGCAAACGACTTCTTCTCAGGATCGGAATGATCGTACATCTCATTCACCGGTCCAACATTACTCATGATGGTTCCGCTGGAATCTGCTTTCAGCCAAAAGGGTTCGTCATAAAAAAGACCCACCTTGATCGACTCTCCCATCCAGGTATGGGTTTGATTTGAGATTTGACGTAATTCTTTTGGCAGAGCCGGAGTAAAATCAATTCTGTCTGCCAGTAACTTTGGAGGTAAAGTGGTAATCACACAATCTGCATAGTAAACGGTCGATTGGGTTCGAACTTCAACCTTATCTGTTTCTTGAATGGATAGAACTATCTGACCGGTACGTATATCTGATTGAGTCAGTCTGTCCTGAAGAACCCCAATGAGCTGATCCGTCCCACCTTTAATTCTCCAGGTGGGATCATCATTTGGGGGAAGCTGAACCAATTGAGGCGGAGAAGTGGAGATGTATTCATAAAAGGCTTTTTCACCCAGATGCTGTTCTTCCAGATCAAGGTCCAACTCTTGCAGCAGTTGAATCAATGATTTGTGCTGTTTACCCAGCCAGGTCGCTCCCAGTTCCATTCTTTTATGATCGTCGGGTCTTGCGGTATGAATTCGTCCACCCAAACGATCCCTGGCCTCCAAGATAGTCGATGAAATATTTTTCTTTTCAAGCAGATAGGCAGCCGTCAGACCGGCCAGTCCTCCTCCGATGATGATGACTTCTTTATTCATATAACCTATTTTTAAGAGCTACAACCTTAGTAAATCGCAGAATAATTCCACGATGATGAAATTCATTTTGCAGATTCATTTGCAGCAATGATAGGATCATTCCAGCATCAACACTTACAAAAAAGTGAGGGGTTGAGATCAAAATTTTGGTTTTTGGAAATTGTGATTTGGAATTTGAAACTTAGTACATCAAAACTTAAAATCACTCTTCTTCCTCATCCCCATCTTTTGAAACCTTCTCCTTCAGGTCACTGATCTTTTGAGCCAGTTTTCCCTTTTTATCCTTTTGATCATCCGGTACACGGCCAATCAGATATCCGTAAGGCTGCAGGGATTCAATCTCGTCAAAAACCACTTTCATAATGGCGCCTAGCGGAATGAAAAGTATCATACCGGCCAAACCCCAGATCTGTGCTCCCAAAAACAGAAGAAGTAGTGCAATGAGAGCATTCATACTCACTTGATTGCCCACAATTACCGGAGTAAAGAAATTTCCTTCAAATATTTGAATGACATAAAATCCGGCGACAATAATCAATGGATAGATCAGGGAATCCATTGTTAGCAGCGAATAAATTACCGGGAAAATTGAACCAAACAGCGGTCCAATAAAAGGAATAACATTTAGCAGAGCAGCAAATACTCCAAAAAATACTGCATGTTTTACTCCTACAATCAACAGCATAATACTGTTTAAAACTGCGAGGATAGAAATAACAATCATCACACCCGTGATGTATTTCTGAACAACAACTTGAATATTGCCAATTATAGTTTTGACTTTATCTTCGTGCATGTCACTTTTTCTGCCAAATAATTTCAGAAAAAATGTTTTCAGAAAGTCTCGGAAAATGAGAAACATAAACATGAAAACAGGCACCAGGAAGGTTGTCGTCACCATAGATACTGCTCCGGCTACTCCTTTACCCAGGGTTCCTGAATTTTCACGAACAAATTCTACAAACAGTCCTTCAAGATCTTCCAAATCCACAAACCCTTCAAAATCAAACCAGGTGACCAGGAAATCTTCCATCCCGGCCAGAAGCTCCTCAGTGCGAGATTTAATCAGATCTACATCATCCACAAAAGCTGTTATCTGAGTATAAAAGAAATACCCAAGTCCGACCAAGACTGACAAACCGATGATCATCGCCAAAAGTGCAGCCAGTATTCTTGGCACGTTATACTTCTCAAACCAGGAGGCAAGTGGAGCAAAAAGTATCGATAACAGAATAGCGAACAACAGGGGCAAAAGGATCGACTTAGCCACGATCATCACGTAGACGGTCAAAATCAAGCCGAGCAAGACTGTTG
This is a stretch of genomic DNA from Rhodohalobacter barkolensis. It encodes these proteins:
- a CDS encoding flavin monoamine oxidase family protein, with protein sequence MNKEVIIIGGGLAGLTAAYLLEKKNISSTILEARDRLGGRIHTARPDDHKRMELGATWLGKQHKSLIQLLQELDLDLEEQHLGEKAFYEYISTSPPQLVQLPPNDDPTWRIKGGTDQLIGVLQDRLTQSDIRTGQIVLSIQETDKVEVRTQSTVYYADCVITTLPPKLLADRIDFTPALPKELRQISNQTHTWMGESIKVGLFYDEPFWLKADSSGTIMSNVGPVNEMYDHSDPEKKSFALKGFLNGAYHSVSREERKEIILNQLRKYYGDKVDGFIQYEETVWRNESFTFTDYSESVLPHQNNGHEIFGRTYWNGKLLFAGAETSPISPGYMDGAVESAKRVADQI
- a CDS encoding amidohydrolase family protein, giving the protein MKLPISTLLMVLMTLFSIQIHAQTVVFQDVNLLAMEDDRVQSNQTVIVNDGVIEWVGPAAEAELPRGAEIISGEYYLMPGLAEMHAHIPSERQGEEYVNQVLKMYVSQGITTIRGMLGEPSHLELQEKAANGEIVSPRIFTSGPSFNGNSATNPEQARQMVRDQKDAGYDLLKLHPGLSREVFDAMADEAKKQGLEFSGHISYDVGLERTLEAGQGTIDHLDRYMEFMAGEAANRPDPNIIYFGYDLTPHADESLIDEAARRTVEAGVWNVPTNTLLENVFNLENTVEVMMEWPGVNTMPENVVNGWREYIGDIRSSDDYDADQARKFLEIRKKLTLALHESGAGLLLGADAPQIFNPPGYSAHRELELLVESGLTPYEALKTGTVNVGEYLEEPGQTGKVAKGYRADLLLLSSNPLNSIPFGENIEGVMVGGIWYWSGDLD
- a CDS encoding SEC-C metal-binding domain-containing protein, producing MANKPDRNDPCHCGSGKKYKNCHMKKDQSGTSSKVGMIGIAVALILGLVLVGLALSGGDAQQDCPPGTNWSAEHGHCH
- a CDS encoding AI-2E family transporter; amino-acid sequence: MSFENRWYVKYTTVLLGLILTVYVMIVAKSILLPLLFAILLSILFAPLASWFEKYNVPRILAALLAMIIGLSVLVGLGYFFYTQITAFVDDVDLIKSRTEELLAGMEDFLVTWFDFEGFVDLEDLEGLFVEFVRENSGTLGKGVAGAVSMVTTTFLVPVFMFMFLIFRDFLKTFFLKLFGRKSDMHEDKVKTIIGNIQVVVQKYITGVMIVISILAVLNSIMLLIVGVKHAVFFGVFAALLNVIPFIGPLFGSIFPVIYSLLTMDSLIYPLIIVAGFYVIQIFEGNFFTPVIVGNQVSMNALIALLLLFLGAQIWGLAGMILFIPLGAIMKVVFDEIESLQPYGYLIGRVPDDQKDKKGKLAQKISDLKEKVSKDGDEEEE